In Armatimonadota bacterium, the sequence CATTGACGGGGACAGCGTGGTTGTTTCCGCACCGGGCGTGACAGAGCCTGTCGCGGTTCGTTACGCGTGGGCCAGCAACCCGGTCTGCAATCTGTACAACAAGGCCAGTCTGCCCGCCTCCCCGTTCCGCACGGACGATTGGCCGGGCATCACACAGCCGAAGTGAGTTCCGAGTTTCGGGTTCCCGGTTCCTGGGTCCTGGTTCCGGAGGTTCGACAATGAAGGGCGTCGACATGCGTGTGAAAACGAGAGTTGCCGGTCTGGGTGCGTGCCTGTTGTTGGCCAGGCCGGCGTTTGGACAAGATATGAAACCGTTTCTGAGCCCGATGTTCGGCAGTCACATGGTCCTCCAGCGAGGCATCAAGGCGCCCGTCTGGGGCTGGGCTGCCCCCGGCACGACGGTTACCGTGGCAATTGCCGGCAAATCGGCCGACGCTGTCGCCGGTGCCGACGGCCGATGGTTGGCGCGGATTGGCCCGTTGAAGGCCGGCGGACCGCACACGCTCACCGTGAACGGCCCGAAGTCCGTTACTCTGGACGATGTGCTCGTCGGTGATGTGTGGGTGGCATCCGGTCAAAGCAACATGGAAATGACGGTCGCCGAGTCGCGCGATGCAGCGAAGGAGATCGCAGCGGCGAACTATCCGCGTCTCCGCCTGTACAAGGTGAACAGATGTGTCGCGCTGGAGCCGCAGGACATACCGGTTGGCCACTGGGATGAATGCGCTCCCTCGACCGTGAGCGCGTTTTCCGCCATTGCGTACTACTTTGGCAGGGAGGTCCATACGCGCACGGACATCCCGATCGGCCTGGTGGAAACGTGCTGGGGCGGCACCGTGGCCGAGGCGTGGACGAGCGCGGAAGCCCTGGCGCAAATCCCGGATTTCGCGCCCGCTCTGGCGAAGAACCGGATGCTGAAGAGACAGCTTTCCTCAAATCCGAAATCGGTGGATCTCAGCGACCAGCCCAACCTGGCCACCGTACTGTTCAACGGCATGGTCGCCCCGGTGATCCCGTTCGGCATCAAGGGCGCGATCTGGTACCAGGGTTCCTCGAACGCGGCCCGGGCGTACCAGTATCGCACGCTGCTGCCCACGATGATCAACGACTGGCGGGCGCGGTGGGGCGTGGGCGATTTCCCGTTCTACATCGGTCAGTTGTACAACTACATGGCGCAGAAGCCGGAGCCTGGTGACGACGAATGGGCGGAACTCCGCGAGGCCCAGTCGATGACGGCCAAAGCCCTGCCCCATTCCGGCATCGCCGTGGCGATCGACATCGGCGAGACGGAGACG encodes:
- a CDS encoding sialate O-acetylesterase; this translates as MKPFLSPMFGSHMVLQRGIKAPVWGWAAPGTTVTVAIAGKSADAVAGADGRWLARIGPLKAGGPHTLTVNGPKSVTLDDVLVGDVWVASGQSNMEMTVAESRDAAKEIAAANYPRLRLYKVNRCVALEPQDIPVGHWDECAPSTVSAFSAIAYYFGREVHTRTDIPIGLVETCWGGTVAEAWTSAEALAQIPDFAPALAKNRMLKRQLSSNPKSVDLSDQPNLATVLFNGMVAPVIPFGIKGAIWYQGSSNAARAYQYRTLLPTMINDWRARWGVGDFPFYIGQLYNYMAQKPEPGDDEWAELREAQSMTAKALPHSGIAVAIDIGETETIHPLNKQDLGRRLALNALAKDYGKKVEYSGPDYQSMKVESGKIRLTFTHIGGGLVAKGGKLTGFAIAGVDRKFVWADVVIDGESVVVSSSGVPEPVAVRYAWASNPVCNLYNKGGLPASPFRTDDWPGITQPK